In Citrus sinensis cultivar Valencia sweet orange chromosome 2, DVS_A1.0, whole genome shotgun sequence, a single genomic region encodes these proteins:
- the LOC127900257 gene encoding uncharacterized protein LOC127900257, whose product MGKKHTRPPMKRRKVGASRVDNPPAGSPSHISISEGDRSPPSSSRSRNSRSEPPPPRSTPRVSPRFPSRRPTPHPRKKGKPTKPKVPARSSDQPPKSPPATP is encoded by the coding sequence ATGGGCAAAAAGCACACGAGACCCCCGATGAAGCGACGTAAAGTTGGGGCTAGTAGGGTTGACAACCCTCCTGCAGGTTCCCCTTCCCACATCTCCATCAGCGAGGGGGATCGGTCCCCCCCTAGTTCCTCTAGGAGTCGCAATTCTCGTTCTGAGCCCCCTCCTCCTAGGAGTACCCCTCGTGTCAGCCCACGCTTTCCTAGTAGACGGCCTACCCCCCATCCTCGAAAGAAGGGTAAGCCAACCAAGCCTAAAGTTCCAGCTCGTTCCTCTGACCAACCGCCTAAATCTCCCCCTGCCACACCTTAA
- the LOC127900426 gene encoding uncharacterized protein LOC127900426 encodes MKMFSYLGVAPGQLSLPGWRTLTGLHVLWLEVVKRDISVRELRGLYQFKKPKGPGIAYFSPWGDHGHIVEGNPALKKGYRKGWFVAEGRWGTETLGEKGDPVEVPHSFNVDCVTWAKGSCPVQEVGREVKKFMDRLRGAQRGSDVLEESRLWRAGLIDRSPTPAPGGDSFMESTGDAFDAFFQAVVGGASGSQDSAVPPKGSRPPRAPGPKGKSQGTSHSGSKGTPRSKKRKFGLVSTFPDELREGDLDPASNKEVSHLARHFYYSAENVTSEVAEEVDKMSLSQRYGQALRATQEVGFLGVPRVYSSSFSFYLFDLFAIHIYLTCLA; translated from the exons atgaaaatgtttagTTATTTGGGGGTAGCTCCTGGGCAGCTGTCCCTTCCAGGGTGGAGGACACTGACGGGCTTACATGTGTTATGGTTGGAGGTCGTGAAGCGCGACATTTCTGTTCGGGAGTTGAGGGGCCTTTACCAATTCAAGAAGCCTAAGGGTCCCGGCATTGCTTACTTCTCCCCCTGGGGTGATCATGGCCACATCGTTGAGGGGAACCCCGCCTTAAAGAAGGGTTACCGAAAGGGATGGTTTGTCGCTGAGGGTAGGTGGGGGACAGAGACTCTAGGTGAGAAGGGCGACCCCGTGGAGGTTCCTCATTCCTTCAATGTAGACT GTGTGACATGGGCTAAAGGATCATGCCCAGTTCAGGAGGTGGGGAGAGAGGTGAAGAAATTTATGGACAGGCTTCGAGGTGCACAGAGGGGTAGTGATGTGCTGGAGGAGAGCCGATTATGGAGAGCGGGGCTGATTGACCGAAGTCCTACACCTGCTCCTGGGGGTGACTCAT TCATGGAATCGACGGGTGATGCTTTCGACGCCTTCTTCCAAGCGGTAGTGGGCGGTGCTTCCGGATCTCAGGATTCGGCGGTACCCCCGAAAGGCTCCCGACCTCCTCGAGCTCCCGGTCCAAAGGGAAAATCTCAGGGTACCTCCCACAGCGGGTCAAAGGGTACCCCTCGCtcgaagaagagaaaattcgGGCTGGTTTCTACTTTCCCCGATGAGTTACGTGAGGGTGACTTAGACCCGGCTTCTAACAAGGAGGTTTCGCACTTGGCTCGCCACTTTTACTACTCTGCTGAAAATGTTACCTCCGAGGTTGCTGAAGAGGTTGACAAGATGAGCTTGAGCCAGCGTTATGGTCAAGCACTTAGGGCTACCCAAGAGGTAGGCTTTCTTGGGGTACCCCGGGTGTactcttcatcattttctttttacttatttgatcTTTTCGCCATACACATATATTTAACATGTCTTGCATGA